A stretch of the Panicum virgatum strain AP13 chromosome 9N, P.virgatum_v5, whole genome shotgun sequence genome encodes the following:
- the LOC120691701 gene encoding tetratricopeptide repeat protein 1-like isoform X2: MVLIELEPEPEPEKATRPSPPVPEEQGAAEAAREAARASSPPAPGEQAGAAAGGEAPRAEEEEEAFEDALTDEQLREKARNQANDAKAEGNKLFGAGRYEEALSQYEIALQIAAELESSEDIRSACHSNRAVCFLKLGKHDETIKECTKALELNPSYMKALLRRAEAHEKLEHYDEAIADMKKVIELDPSNQQATRSLLRLEPLAAEKREKMKEEMIAWDEIIRM, translated from the exons ATGGTGCTGATCGagctggagccggagccggagcccgagaaggCGACGCGCCCCTCCCCGCCGGTTCCCGAGGAGCAGGgggccgccgaggccgccagggaggcggcgcgcgcctcgtcgccgccggcgcctggcGAGCAGGCgggggccgcggccggcggggaggccccgagggcggaggaggaggaggaggccttcGAGGACGCGCTCACCGACGAGCAGCTGCGGGAG AAAGCTAGAAACCAAGCAAATGATGCAAAAGCAGAAGGAAACAAGCTTTTTGGTGCTGGACGATATGAGGAAGCATTATCTCAATATGAAATTGCTTTGCAAATTGCTGCTGAGCTGGAATCTTCCGAGGATATACGTTCTGCGTGCCATTCAAATCGTGCTGTATGCTTCTTGAAGTTG GGGAAACATGATGAGACGATTAAAGAATGCACAAAAGCACTTGAGCTCAATCCATCATACATGAAAGCCTTGCTCCGGAGAGCAGAAGCACACGAAAAGCTGGAGCACTATGATGAAGCTATTGCTG ATATGAAAAAGGTTATTGAATTGGATCCTTCAAATCAACAAGCCACGAGGTCACTGCTCCGGCTTGAGCCCCTGGCAGctgagaaaagggaaaagatgaAGGAAGAAATGATTG CCTGGGATGAAATCATTAGGATGTAG
- the LOC120692456 gene encoding cyclin-B1-1-like isoform X1, whose product MATRNRNAAAGAGAAPRPHHHNRGGVPAPALGKQKAVAAGRADAMNRRAPLGDIGNFVSIGAAEGKLPVNRPITRSFAAQLVKNAQANAAAIKQNVAIPPARPAPRLERKAPSKPPPENVIEISSDSDKSRKQSESSASSVRSRKKVVNTLTSVLSARSKAACGITDKPREVIEDIDKLDVNNQLAVVEYVEDIYTFYKTAERESRPCDYIAAQVEINPHMRAIVTDWIIEVHQKFELMPETLYLTMYIIDLYLSLQPVLRRELQLVGVSAMLIACKYEEIWGPEVYELILIADSAYSREQILSMEKGILNRLEWNLTVPTSYMFLVRFIKAACSGIKTDKEMENMVFFFAELSLMQYGLVTHLPSMVAASAVYAARLTLKRAPLWTDTLKHHTGFRESELMECTKMLVSAHVMAPESKLRVVYNKYSSEQYGGVALRPPAKEICK is encoded by the exons ATGGCCACGCGcaaccgcaacgccgccgccggcgccggcgctgctccgcGGCCTCACCATCACAACCGAG GTGGTGTTCCCGCTCCCGCTCTGGGAAAGCAGAAGGCCGTCGCGGCCGGCCGAGCTGACGCCATGAACCGCCGAGCCCCCCTGGGCGACATCGGCAACTTCGTCAGCATCGGCGCGGCCGAAGG GAAGCTGCCGGTCAACCGCCCGATCACGAGGAGCTTCGCTGCTCAACTAGTGAAAAACGCGCAGGCGAACGCCGCCGCAATCAAG CAGAATGTGGCAATCCCACCTGCGAGGCCTGCGCCGAGGCTGGAGAGGAAGGCTCCTTCCAAGCCTCCTCCTGAGAATGTCATAGAGATCAGCTCCGACTCTGACAAGAGCAGGAAGCAGTCCGAGAGCAGCGCCAGCTCCGTCCGCTCGAGGAAGAAGGTCGTCAACACCCTTACTTCTGTTCTCTCGGCTCGCTCAAAG GCTGCCTGTGGAATCACTGATAAGCCTCGAGAAGTGATTGAAGACATCGACAAGTTGGACGTCAACAATCAGCTCGCGGTCGTGGAATATGTTGAGGACATCTACACCTTCTACAAGACTGCCGAG CGTGAGAGCCGGCCATGTGACTACATTGCAGCCCAGGTGGAGATCAACCCACACATGAGGGCTATCGTGACCGATTGGATAATTGAAGTACACCAGAAGTTTGAACTGATGCCCGAGACTCTCTACTTGACTATGTACATCATCGATCTATACCTCTCATTGCAACCAGTCCTGAGAAGGGAGCTACAGCTTGTGGGCGTTTCAGCCATGCTGATCGCCTGCAAATACGAAGAGATTTGGGGCCCCGAG GTGTATGAGCTCATCCTGATAGCAGATAGTGCATACAGTAGAGAGCAGATTCTTTCAATGGAGAAGGGAATACTAAATAGGCTGGAGTGGAACTTAACTGTTCCTACATCATACATGTTCCTCGTTCGCTTTATCAAGGCCGCATGTTCGGGTATCAAAACTGACAAAGAG ATGGAGAACATGGTCTTCTTCTTCGCGGAGTTATCACTGATGCAATATGGCTTGGTGACGCACTTGCCTTCAATGGTTGCTGCCTCTGCTGTCTATGCGGCAAGGCTCACTCTCAAGAGGGCTCCACTTTGGACTGACACCCTCAAGCACCACACAGGCTTCAGAGAGTCAGAGCTAAT GGAATGCACAAAAATGCTCGTGAGCGCACATGTGATGGCACCGGAGAGCAAGTTGAGGGTCGTCTACAATAAGTATTCCAGCGAGCAGTATGGAGGGGTCGCACTACGTCCACCGGCAAAGGAGATATGCAAATAA
- the LOC120692456 gene encoding cyclin-B1-1-like isoform X2 encodes MATRNRNAAAGAGAAPRPHHHNRGGVPAPALGKQKAVAAGRADAMNRRAPLGDIGNFVSIGAAEGKLPVNRPITRSFAAQLVKNAQANAAAIKNVAIPPARPAPRLERKAPSKPPPENVIEISSDSDKSRKQSESSASSVRSRKKVVNTLTSVLSARSKAACGITDKPREVIEDIDKLDVNNQLAVVEYVEDIYTFYKTAERESRPCDYIAAQVEINPHMRAIVTDWIIEVHQKFELMPETLYLTMYIIDLYLSLQPVLRRELQLVGVSAMLIACKYEEIWGPEVYELILIADSAYSREQILSMEKGILNRLEWNLTVPTSYMFLVRFIKAACSGIKTDKEMENMVFFFAELSLMQYGLVTHLPSMVAASAVYAARLTLKRAPLWTDTLKHHTGFRESELMECTKMLVSAHVMAPESKLRVVYNKYSSEQYGGVALRPPAKEICK; translated from the exons ATGGCCACGCGcaaccgcaacgccgccgccggcgccggcgctgctccgcGGCCTCACCATCACAACCGAG GTGGTGTTCCCGCTCCCGCTCTGGGAAAGCAGAAGGCCGTCGCGGCCGGCCGAGCTGACGCCATGAACCGCCGAGCCCCCCTGGGCGACATCGGCAACTTCGTCAGCATCGGCGCGGCCGAAGG GAAGCTGCCGGTCAACCGCCCGATCACGAGGAGCTTCGCTGCTCAACTAGTGAAAAACGCGCAGGCGAACGCCGCCGCAATCAAG AATGTGGCAATCCCACCTGCGAGGCCTGCGCCGAGGCTGGAGAGGAAGGCTCCTTCCAAGCCTCCTCCTGAGAATGTCATAGAGATCAGCTCCGACTCTGACAAGAGCAGGAAGCAGTCCGAGAGCAGCGCCAGCTCCGTCCGCTCGAGGAAGAAGGTCGTCAACACCCTTACTTCTGTTCTCTCGGCTCGCTCAAAG GCTGCCTGTGGAATCACTGATAAGCCTCGAGAAGTGATTGAAGACATCGACAAGTTGGACGTCAACAATCAGCTCGCGGTCGTGGAATATGTTGAGGACATCTACACCTTCTACAAGACTGCCGAG CGTGAGAGCCGGCCATGTGACTACATTGCAGCCCAGGTGGAGATCAACCCACACATGAGGGCTATCGTGACCGATTGGATAATTGAAGTACACCAGAAGTTTGAACTGATGCCCGAGACTCTCTACTTGACTATGTACATCATCGATCTATACCTCTCATTGCAACCAGTCCTGAGAAGGGAGCTACAGCTTGTGGGCGTTTCAGCCATGCTGATCGCCTGCAAATACGAAGAGATTTGGGGCCCCGAG GTGTATGAGCTCATCCTGATAGCAGATAGTGCATACAGTAGAGAGCAGATTCTTTCAATGGAGAAGGGAATACTAAATAGGCTGGAGTGGAACTTAACTGTTCCTACATCATACATGTTCCTCGTTCGCTTTATCAAGGCCGCATGTTCGGGTATCAAAACTGACAAAGAG ATGGAGAACATGGTCTTCTTCTTCGCGGAGTTATCACTGATGCAATATGGCTTGGTGACGCACTTGCCTTCAATGGTTGCTGCCTCTGCTGTCTATGCGGCAAGGCTCACTCTCAAGAGGGCTCCACTTTGGACTGACACCCTCAAGCACCACACAGGCTTCAGAGAGTCAGAGCTAAT GGAATGCACAAAAATGCTCGTGAGCGCACATGTGATGGCACCGGAGAGCAAGTTGAGGGTCGTCTACAATAAGTATTCCAGCGAGCAGTATGGAGGGGTCGCACTACGTCCACCGGCAAAGGAGATATGCAAATAA